Proteins from a single region of Desulfovermiculus halophilus DSM 18834:
- a CDS encoding DUF3783 domain-containing protein, producing MKHKGKFQKVSAAAKRMYGPRVILVCGYPQDEHEPFLSFLKKTKVADFPVVFAVQTDLERKVGEIIDQEHKSGFLHSSPMPRAVIMSGVTGKEMNSLMQGYRKARFPLQLWASLTPTSEAWTLQELLSELEVESRAMRGKKGS from the coding sequence ATGAAGCACAAGGGTAAATTTCAAAAGGTCAGTGCGGCCGCCAAGAGGATGTACGGTCCCAGGGTCATTCTTGTGTGCGGGTATCCCCAGGATGAACATGAGCCTTTTTTGAGCTTTCTGAAGAAGACCAAGGTCGCCGATTTCCCGGTCGTATTTGCGGTGCAGACCGATCTGGAACGAAAGGTGGGAGAGATCATCGATCAAGAGCACAAGAGCGGTTTTCTGCACAGCTCACCCATGCCCAGGGCGGTGATCATGTCCGGGGTGACCGGCAAAGAGATGAACAGCCTGATGCAGGGATACAGAAAGGCACGGTTTCCCCTGCAGCTGTGGGCCTCCCTGACCCCGACCTCTGAGGCCTGGACCCTGCAGGAACTGCTCAGCGAGCTGGAGGTGGAATCCAGGGCCATGCGGGGCAAGAAGGGATCCTGA
- a CDS encoding nucleotidyl transferase AbiEii/AbiGii toxin family protein, whose amino-acid sequence MAGIDYSDLYTLQDKVLAAIFSEDTSFYLTAGTCLHRFYLHRRYSDDLDLFTNENALFREDVRIAQNLLDSHDIAFDLQVDTRDFVRLRVSSKLRVDMVNDRVFRYGRSVRSMTGIALDNIENICANKICAVIGRDEPKDVFDLYSIFIHMDIDWAVTIEAARKKCVLDGEELEYRLSSFPLHLLDLLPVIDQEYISEMKSNYAAFVAELNKMI is encoded by the coding sequence ATGGCGGGAATAGATTACTCAGACTTGTATACCTTGCAGGACAAAGTCCTGGCTGCAATATTTTCAGAAGATACCAGTTTCTATCTCACCGCTGGCACATGCCTGCACAGATTTTACCTTCACCGCCGTTATTCAGACGACCTGGATCTGTTCACCAATGAGAATGCCCTGTTTCGCGAAGACGTTCGCATTGCTCAGAATCTTCTTGATTCCCACGATATTGCCTTTGACCTTCAGGTCGATACCCGGGATTTTGTCCGGCTGCGCGTGTCCTCAAAACTTCGGGTGGATATGGTCAACGACCGGGTGTTTCGATATGGTCGAAGCGTCCGCTCAATGACAGGTATTGCCCTGGACAATATTGAAAATATCTGTGCCAACAAGATCTGCGCGGTTATTGGCCGGGACGAACCCAAGGATGTTTTCGATCTCTATTCCATCTTTATACACATGGACATAGATTGGGCGGTAACAATTGAAGCGGCCAGAAAAAAATGCGTCCTGGATGGGGAAGAGCTTGAATACAGGCTCTCTTCTTTTCCCTTGCACCTTCTGGATCTGCTCCCTGTGATTGACCAGGAATATATATCGGAGATGAAATCGAACTACGCGGCATTCGTTGCTGAATTGAACAAAATGATCTAA
- a CDS encoding type II toxin-antitoxin system RelE/ParE family toxin, whose protein sequence is MRVEWSCFAVEDRIRIFDYIEQDDPLTAVVVDERIMEQTATLEQFPQCGRQGRVEATRELVVSRTPFIVVYCVQESAVRVLRILHGAQSWPEHLRGE, encoded by the coding sequence GAGTGGTCTTGTTTCGCGGTTGAAGACCGGATCAGAATATTCGACTATATCGAACAAGACGATCCATTGACCGCAGTCGTTGTGGATGAACGGATCATGGAACAAACGGCAACTCTTGAACAATTTCCACAATGTGGCCGTCAGGGGCGGGTTGAGGCCACCAGGGAATTAGTTGTCAGCAGAACACCGTTCATTGTTGTTTATTGTGTCCAGGAGAGTGCTGTCCGTGTTTTGCGTATCTTGCACGGCGCACAGTCTTGGCCTGAACATTTACGCGGCGAATGA
- a CDS encoding helix-hairpin-helix domain-containing protein: protein MDELTTLVAEKTKISASAVTNILALLKDGATIPFIARYRKEATGGASEEQLRAFEEAYAFSHKLLDRKADILRLIEERGRLDPDIRSKVQAAKTMTELEDLYRPYKEKKSTRAGQALDRGLEPLADILQKASLSAEELRARAMDFVGKEVADGQQALQGARDIIAERFSDDPGERKILREQMRRQGVLEIKKGKEFDPQAGFAAHVDVREKISSIPSHRYLAIMRGVREKQLRVKVRIYEDRFLENVFKHHIPRQAQSSGQYLQDAYRDGFKRLLFPSVEREIHAELKEQADRQAISVFGQNLRQLLMTPPVSGQVLMGVDPAYRTGCKLALIDAHGQLLDFAVIYPTAPQKDYPGARDTVLDLVHRHGVQAAAIGNGTASRETQEFFASLIRESKSGLKYTVVSEAGASVYSASKLGQEEYPDLDVTVRGAVSIAQRLRDPMAELIKIDPKSLGIGQYQHDVDQKLLENKLHETIEDLVNQVGVEINSASAALLSYVSGLGPKLAESIVVWRKEQGGFQGKKDLLRVKGLGPKAFEQCAGFVRIRDGRDVLDNTGIHPESYAAATRLRTKYDPHQLDRKELADIAGELGIGRQTLQDIVFELKKPGFDPREDVPAIPFRDDVRDIEALKEGDFVSGVVRSIVDFGAFVDIGLKNDGLIHISELSTQRIKHPMEVLSVNQYLPRIRVLAVDANKGRVSLSIKDTFLYRD from the coding sequence ATGGATGAACTGACCACTCTTGTGGCTGAGAAGACCAAGATATCAGCCTCGGCTGTGACCAATATTCTGGCCTTGCTCAAGGATGGAGCGACCATTCCGTTTATCGCCAGATACCGCAAAGAAGCTACCGGCGGGGCGAGCGAGGAACAATTGCGGGCTTTTGAAGAAGCCTATGCCTTCAGCCACAAGCTTTTGGATCGAAAGGCCGATATCCTGCGCCTGATCGAAGAGCGGGGGCGGTTAGACCCGGACATACGAAGCAAGGTCCAGGCAGCCAAGACCATGACCGAGCTTGAGGACCTGTACCGGCCGTACAAGGAAAAGAAGAGCACCCGGGCCGGCCAGGCCCTGGATCGGGGGCTTGAGCCCCTGGCCGATATTCTGCAAAAAGCCAGCCTGTCGGCAGAAGAGCTACGAGCCAGGGCCATGGATTTTGTGGGCAAAGAGGTGGCTGACGGTCAGCAGGCCCTGCAGGGGGCCCGGGATATCATTGCCGAGCGGTTCAGTGACGATCCCGGGGAACGGAAAATTCTGCGTGAGCAGATGCGGCGTCAGGGGGTTTTGGAGATCAAGAAGGGCAAGGAGTTTGATCCCCAGGCAGGCTTTGCCGCCCACGTAGATGTCAGGGAAAAGATCTCCTCCATTCCTTCCCATCGGTATCTGGCAATTATGCGCGGGGTGCGGGAGAAACAGCTCCGGGTTAAGGTGCGCATATATGAGGACCGGTTCCTGGAGAACGTTTTCAAGCACCACATTCCCAGACAGGCCCAAAGCTCTGGGCAGTATCTGCAAGACGCTTACCGGGACGGGTTCAAGCGGTTGCTTTTTCCTTCCGTTGAACGGGAGATCCATGCTGAACTGAAAGAGCAGGCGGACCGGCAGGCAATTTCTGTATTTGGTCAAAATTTGCGACAACTGTTGATGACTCCGCCGGTGAGCGGACAGGTGCTCATGGGAGTGGATCCTGCCTATCGTACCGGCTGCAAACTGGCGCTCATAGATGCCCATGGGCAGCTCCTGGACTTTGCCGTCATCTACCCCACAGCTCCGCAAAAGGACTATCCAGGGGCCAGGGACACCGTTTTGGATCTGGTCCACAGGCACGGGGTTCAGGCGGCGGCCATAGGCAACGGCACAGCATCCCGGGAGACGCAGGAGTTTTTTGCCTCCCTGATCCGGGAATCGAAAAGCGGTCTTAAGTATACAGTGGTTTCTGAGGCCGGGGCGTCGGTGTATTCGGCTTCCAAACTGGGCCAGGAAGAGTATCCGGATCTGGATGTGACTGTACGCGGGGCGGTGTCCATAGCCCAGCGCCTGCGCGATCCCATGGCCGAGCTGATCAAAATCGATCCCAAATCCTTAGGGATAGGCCAGTATCAGCATGATGTGGATCAAAAGCTTTTAGAGAACAAGCTGCATGAGACCATTGAAGACCTGGTCAATCAGGTGGGGGTGGAAATAAACAGCGCCTCCGCCGCGTTACTTTCGTATGTGTCCGGGCTGGGACCAAAGCTGGCTGAGAGTATTGTGGTCTGGCGAAAAGAGCAGGGCGGATTTCAGGGCAAGAAAGATCTGCTCCGGGTCAAGGGACTGGGGCCCAAGGCCTTTGAGCAGTGTGCCGGGTTTGTGCGCATACGAGACGGCCGGGATGTCCTGGACAACACTGGTATCCATCCGGAAAGCTATGCCGCCGCTACCAGGCTGAGGACAAAATATGACCCGCATCAGCTGGACCGGAAAGAACTGGCCGACATAGCCGGGGAGTTGGGGATAGGCAGGCAGACTTTACAGGATATTGTATTTGAGCTCAAAAAGCCGGGCTTCGACCCCCGGGAGGATGTGCCGGCAATTCCTTTCCGGGATGATGTTCGGGACATAGAAGCCTTAAAGGAGGGGGATTTTGTCTCCGGCGTGGTGCGCAGCATTGTCGATTTTGGGGCGTTTGTGGATATCGGGCTGAAAAATGACGGTTTGATCCATATCTCTGAGCTCAGCACGCAACGTATCAAGCATCCCATGGAGGTTCTGTCCGTGAACCAGTATCTGCCCCGGATCAGGGTGCTCGCAGTGGATGCAAACAAGGGACGGGTCAGCCTGAGCATTAAAGATACGTTCCTTTATAGGGATTAA